A single window of Candidatus Paceibacterota bacterium DNA harbors:
- a CDS encoding F0F1 ATP synthase subunit delta, whose amino-acid sequence MKYKPKQYAEALYETLEGAKKGEEKKLIQHFVQTVKKNKDWIRLPLILKHFEKIFVEKNGLTKVEVESAYPLTAKTRKEIEGIFKDKVLLEEKVNPRLIAGIRILLNNSVFIDSSALKHINNLFINA is encoded by the coding sequence ATGAAATACAAGCCGAAACAATATGCTGAAGCGCTCTACGAGACACTGGAAGGAGCGAAAAAAGGAGAAGAAAAAAAACTTATCCAGCATTTTGTTCAGACGGTAAAGAAAAACAAAGACTGGATTCGATTGCCGCTTATTCTCAAACATTTCGAGAAAATATTTGTCGAAAAGAACGGTCTGACAAAAGTAGAAGTTGAATCAGCGTATCCCTTGACCGCAAAAACAAGAAAAGAAATTGAAGGAATATTTAAAGACAAAGTACTCCTCGAAGAAAAAGTAAATCCAAGACTTATCGCTGGAATCCGAATACTTTTAAATAATTCCGTCTTTATCGATTCAAGCGCGCTCAAACACATTAACAATCTTTTTATAAACGCATAA
- the atpF gene encoding F0F1 ATP synthase subunit B, with product MSDLLNHLGVDWKLLLAQVVNFAILAFVLGKFAYKPILGMLKKRSDDIEEGLRASEESKERLSKTKIIEEERILAADKKALSMVQAAETTAKVRGEAIMEDSKKKSEGMVESAHKSIEQERGRMAEEVGKEASMFVRMGLEKVIGKMDFNERDNALIAEALKEMKSASTHK from the coding sequence ATGAGTGACCTTCTTAATCATCTGGGGGTGGATTGGAAATTGCTACTCGCACAAGTAGTGAATTTTGCCATTCTCGCTTTTGTTCTCGGTAAATTTGCTTACAAGCCGATCCTTGGGATGCTCAAAAAGCGCTCCGATGATATCGAGGAAGGACTTCGAGCAAGCGAAGAATCGAAAGAGAGATTGAGCAAGACAAAAATAATCGAGGAAGAAAGGATTCTCGCCGCTGACAAAAAAGCGCTTTCAATGGTGCAAGCTGCGGAGACAACTGCAAAAGTGCGCGGTGAAGCTATTATGGAAGACTCGAAGAAAAAGAGCGAGGGAATGGTGGAAAGCGCTCACAAATCAATCGAGCAGGAAAGAGGACGAATGGCCGAAGAAGTGGGGAAAGAGGCGAGCATGTTCGTCCGAATGGGGCTTGAAAAAGTCATCGGAAAGATGGATTTCAATGAGCGTGATAATGCACTTATCGCGGAAGCATTGAAAGAGATGAAGTCTGCTTCAACCCATAAATAA
- the atpE gene encoding ATP synthase F0 subunit C: MDIDTIKLIAVAATIIGGTLFPALAIGKIGSKGLESIGRNPEAASKIQTAMVLSIAFAEAIAIYALVVALIIKFV, encoded by the coding sequence ATGGACATAGACACAATTAAGTTGATCGCAGTTGCAGCAACTATTATCGGAGGAACCCTTTTCCCAGCACTTGCTATCGGAAAAATCGGATCAAAAGGCCTTGAATCTATCGGCCGAAACCCAGAAGCAGCATCAAAAATTCAGACAGCTATGGTGCTTTCTATCGCTTTCGCTGAAGCTATCGCTATTTACGCGTTGGTGGTTGCACTCATAATCAAGTTCGTCTAG
- the atpB gene encoding F0F1 ATP synthase subunit A produces MLNIEIAAEKLFSFMGLPITNGLLTSWIVVILLVVASYILSRNIRKVPKMFQNIVESGVEELVGMMQGVLHSRKKAEKFFPLIATIFTFVLISNWLGIFPGVGSVGFNEVSEGVTKFVPLTRSAAADLNFTLAIALISVVMVNIYAIRELGAKIHFGKFFNFKGPIEFFVGILEILGEFAKVISFSFRLFGNVFAGEVLLIIMGALAPFLAPIPFLMLEIFVGFIQALVFSMLTLVFLSIAVEHEAH; encoded by the coding sequence ATGTTGAATATAGAAATTGCAGCTGAAAAGCTTTTTTCATTTATGGGCTTGCCCATCACAAACGGCCTTCTTACAAGCTGGATCGTGGTTATTTTGCTTGTTGTTGCTTCCTATATTCTCTCGAGAAACATCCGCAAAGTGCCGAAAATGTTTCAAAATATCGTCGAAAGCGGGGTAGAGGAGCTCGTAGGAATGATGCAGGGAGTGCTTCATTCTCGAAAAAAAGCGGAGAAATTTTTCCCGCTTATTGCCACCATTTTCACCTTCGTTCTCATTTCAAACTGGCTGGGGATTTTCCCAGGGGTTGGTTCTGTTGGATTTAATGAGGTCAGCGAGGGGGTCACAAAATTCGTACCATTAACTCGCTCCGCAGCTGCTGATCTTAACTTCACTCTCGCAATTGCTCTCATTTCCGTAGTAATGGTAAATATTTATGCCATCCGAGAGCTCGGCGCAAAAATTCATTTCGGTAAATTTTTCAATTTCAAGGGTCCAATAGAATTTTTCGTCGGAATTCTCGAAATTCTCGGTGAATTTGCAAAGGTCATCTCTTTTTCGTTCCGACTCTTCGGAAACGTCTTCGCTGGAGAGGTGCTTCTCATCATTATGGGCGCGCTTGCGCCGTTTCTCGCTCCCATTCCGTTTCTCATGCTCGAAATCTTCGTGGGCTTCATACAAGCGCTGGTGTTTTCGATGCTAACGCTTGTATTTTTGAGCATTGCGGTCGAACACGAGGCTCATTAG
- a CDS encoding ATP-grasp domain-containing protein, with translation MSKIRVGVLRGGTSREYEKSLKSGANVLKNLPEKYVGYDILITKDGTWHFQGLPIIPEKLFPRIDVIFNALIVGNYSENAQVEHIFESHNIPYTGGDPLSSVLSRNKALTKRILEKHGIKTPHSIVMHKDEYNENRIMEIFRSFPMPAVVKPVSDSLSRGVSLAKTLQELKESLRYVFLHSPIALIEEYIKGKDAKCIVVENFRGKKYYSFFPIEVRKSKGIEFINSEMRAEEILERASPGNFTKKEKEKMEKVSAQAHQILGIRHISKTDFVVHPRRGVYLLEIDPLQGFSENTSIAHSLSVVGAKMSDLIEHLIELARKN, from the coding sequence ATGTCAAAGATCCGTGTCGGAGTTTTGCGCGGAGGAACTTCCCGCGAATATGAAAAATCTCTCAAAAGCGGAGCGAATGTTCTTAAAAATCTACCGGAAAAGTATGTCGGCTATGACATTCTCATAACGAAAGATGGAACATGGCATTTCCAGGGACTGCCGATCATTCCGGAAAAACTTTTTCCGAGAATAGACGTAATCTTTAATGCTCTTATAGTCGGCAATTATTCAGAAAACGCGCAAGTAGAGCATATTTTTGAATCTCATAATATTCCTTACACTGGTGGAGATCCTCTCTCTTCCGTTTTATCGAGAAATAAAGCTCTGACAAAAAGAATTCTCGAAAAACATGGCATAAAAACCCCTCACTCGATTGTGATGCACAAAGATGAATACAACGAGAATCGGATAATGGAAATTTTCAGGTCGTTTCCAATGCCCGCAGTGGTGAAGCCCGTTTCGGATTCGCTTTCCCGCGGAGTATCGCTCGCAAAAACCTTGCAGGAACTGAAAGAATCCCTACGGTATGTTTTTCTGCATTCACCGATCGCACTTATCGAAGAATATATAAAGGGAAAGGACGCAAAATGCATTGTTGTCGAAAATTTTCGTGGTAAGAAATATTACTCTTTCTTTCCGATAGAAGTGAGAAAATCAAAAGGAATCGAATTTATTAACAGCGAAATGCGTGCTGAAGAAATTCTAGAAAGAGCAAGTCCGGGCAATTTTACTAAAAAAGAAAAAGAAAAAATGGAGAAAGTCTCCGCCCAGGCTCATCAGATTTTAGGCATTCGGCACATTTCAAAAACCGACTTTGTTGTCCATCCAAGACGGGGCGTTTATCTGCTTGAAATAGATCCTCTTCAAGGTTTTTCTGAAAACACTTCCATAGCTCATTCGCTTTCTGTTGTGGGAGCTAAAATGTCAGATTTGATAGAGCACTTGATTGAACTGGCTCGTAAAAACTAA
- a CDS encoding GIY-YIG nuclease family protein — MSISQESLKNLPDLPGVYFFRYEKEILYIGKATSLHDRVKSYFSARLGEARSPLITKMVEKADSIDFQITDSVLEALILEAALIKKHQPKYNTDEKDDKSYNYVVFTKEDFPRILLVRGKNLDSLDYKVKDIFGPFPNGGQLKIALKIIRKIFPYRDTCTPLQGKLCFNAQIGLCPGVCDGRMGKVEYARQITHLKLFFEGKKSTLVRSLEKEMKTLAKNREFEKADKIKKQIFALGHIQDVALLKSDISLIRANKGYMRIEAYDVAHISGTSTVGVMTVVEDGEVKKADYRMFKIRTAKAGSDTGALREVLERRLKHSEWPTANLIVIDGGIAQRNLAEKVLENFGLKTPIINVVKDDRHKPDHFLGDELLARKYKKEILLANSEAHRFAISYHKRVRGKLF; from the coding sequence ATGTCAATTAGTCAAGAATCATTAAAAAATCTGCCAGACTTGCCCGGAGTATACTTTTTTCGATATGAAAAAGAGATTCTTTATATCGGCAAAGCCACATCTCTTCACGACCGAGTAAAGAGCTATTTTTCAGCACGGCTTGGGGAAGCTCGGAGCCCGCTTATCACCAAAATGGTTGAAAAAGCCGATTCAATTGATTTTCAGATTACTGATTCGGTTCTTGAAGCCCTCATTCTTGAAGCTGCTCTTATAAAGAAGCATCAGCCAAAATACAATACGGATGAAAAAGATGATAAAAGCTACAACTATGTCGTTTTCACAAAAGAAGATTTTCCTCGTATTCTTTTGGTTCGCGGTAAAAATCTAGATTCTCTGGATTATAAAGTGAAAGATATTTTCGGCCCCTTTCCAAATGGCGGACAGTTAAAAATTGCACTCAAAATTATTCGGAAAATTTTCCCATATCGGGACACTTGTACTCCACTTCAAGGAAAATTGTGTTTCAACGCCCAAATCGGCCTTTGCCCGGGCGTATGCGATGGACGAATGGGAAAAGTTGAGTATGCTCGGCAAATCACACACTTGAAACTCTTTTTTGAGGGGAAAAAATCTACTCTTGTAAGATCTCTTGAGAAAGAGATGAAAACCCTCGCCAAGAATAGAGAATTTGAAAAAGCAGACAAGATCAAAAAACAAATTTTCGCGCTCGGCCATATCCAAGACGTCGCTCTCCTCAAATCTGATATATCCCTAATTCGCGCGAATAAGGGATACATGAGAATCGAAGCTTATGACGTTGCTCATATAAGCGGAACTTCAACCGTTGGCGTAATGACTGTTGTGGAAGATGGGGAAGTAAAAAAGGCCGATTATCGGATGTTTAAAATCCGCACTGCCAAAGCGGGAAGCGACACGGGAGCGCTTCGAGAAGTACTTGAACGCAGACTGAAACACTCTGAATGGCCAACTGCAAATTTGATAGTAATAGACGGGGGAATTGCACAAAGAAATTTGGCAGAAAAAGTGCTAGAAAATTTTGGACTGAAAACTCCAATCATAAACGTAGTAAAAGACGACCGCCACAAGCCCGATCATTTCCTGGGAGACGAATTACTTGCTCGAAAATATAAGAAAGAAATTCTCTTAGCAAACAGCGAAGCGCACCGATTCGCAATTTCGTATCATAAAAGAGTCAGGGGAAAACTGTTCTAA
- the uvrA gene encoding excinuclease ABC subunit UvrA — MKENQDKLVIRGARTHNLKNVTVEMPRNKMVVFTGLSGSGKSSLAFDTIFAEGQRRYVESLSSYARQFLRQMQKPDVDEIIGLSPAISIDQKSRSNNPRSTVATITEIYDYLRILYARVGKPHCLICGRVIKKHTNEEILETILKTVESIETGTTKKVMGVVYDTLKIRILSPLVVGRKGEYYQLLYDLLGKGYKEVRVDGKNKKLREQIILSKTQKHDIDVVVDEIFVTELKDLKSKSGAHERLSEAIERALAESDGLLRIEYPGEGGETKEHLISAKFMCAYDGFSYPEIEPRLFSFNSPYGACPECNGLGTKHFFGEEPCPKCKGARLREEALHVFLGEGKVNIVNLVGMSIADCFDFFSKLKLTATEKNISKVIIKEIESRLQFMIDVGIDYLSLDRRAHTLSGGEAQRIRLASQLGSGLVGALYVLDEPTIGLHARDNDRLIKTLLHLRDIGNTIVVVEHDEDTIFASDYIVDIGPGAGVHGGEIVVADYLEKLLLAKKNDSKSLTLSYLRGETAIEPPEERRTEEKGALKIRNGNIFNIKNMDLDVPLGRLVSVTGVSGSGKSSLVYEIIHKNLQCRLERHFRSNDTHNCSSFTGSEYIGRTILIDQSPIGRTPRSNPVTYTGSWIFIRDLFAASAEARARGWKANRFSFNVKGGRCENCQGNGMIAVEMHFLPTVYVPCEVCEGKRFMKETLEIKYKKKSIYDVLQMTVEEGLKFFEDIPAIYDRMKTLDEVGLGYLRLGQSATTLSGGEAQRVKISSELYRPHLQKTLYILDEPTIGLHYEDVRKLIEILQRLVKHGNTVLVIEHNMDVIKSSDYIIDIGPEGGNGGGKVVAKGTPEEVANNTKSYTGKYLKKALK, encoded by the coding sequence ATGAAGGAAAATCAAGATAAATTAGTTATCAGGGGCGCCCGCACCCACAACCTAAAAAATGTGACGGTAGAGATGCCTCGCAATAAAATGGTTGTTTTCACAGGGCTTTCCGGAAGCGGGAAGTCGTCTTTGGCGTTCGATACCATTTTTGCTGAAGGACAGCGGCGATATGTCGAATCTCTTTCTTCATACGCTCGACAATTCTTGCGCCAAATGCAAAAGCCGGATGTGGACGAGATCATCGGCCTTTCTCCTGCAATTTCAATCGACCAAAAATCCCGCTCGAATAATCCTCGCTCAACTGTTGCTACTATCACAGAAATTTACGACTACCTCCGTATTCTTTACGCTCGTGTAGGCAAACCACACTGTCTCATTTGCGGAAGAGTTATTAAAAAGCATACGAACGAAGAAATTCTTGAAACGATTCTCAAAACTGTCGAATCTATCGAAACTGGTACAACTAAAAAGGTAATGGGAGTCGTATACGATACTCTTAAAATTCGAATTCTGTCGCCCCTTGTTGTTGGAAGAAAAGGTGAATATTACCAACTTCTCTACGATCTTCTCGGGAAAGGATATAAAGAAGTGCGAGTGGATGGGAAAAATAAAAAGTTGCGGGAACAAATTATTCTTTCCAAAACTCAAAAGCACGACATTGATGTGGTTGTTGATGAAATTTTCGTCACAGAACTCAAAGATCTAAAATCAAAAAGTGGAGCTCACGAAAGGCTTAGTGAAGCGATTGAACGTGCACTTGCCGAATCTGACGGACTTCTCCGAATCGAATACCCCGGAGAAGGCGGAGAAACAAAAGAGCATCTCATCTCTGCAAAATTCATGTGCGCATATGATGGATTTTCATATCCAGAAATCGAGCCCCGCCTTTTCTCCTTCAATTCCCCATATGGAGCGTGTCCAGAATGTAACGGACTTGGAACAAAACATTTTTTCGGTGAAGAACCCTGTCCAAAGTGCAAAGGCGCTCGGCTTCGGGAAGAAGCCCTTCATGTATTTCTTGGCGAAGGAAAAGTAAATATTGTGAATCTGGTTGGAATGTCTATCGCGGATTGTTTTGATTTTTTCTCGAAACTCAAACTCACCGCCACAGAAAAAAATATCTCGAAGGTGATCATAAAAGAAATTGAAAGTAGGCTCCAATTTATGATCGATGTCGGTATTGATTATCTCTCTCTCGATAGGCGCGCCCATACGCTCTCGGGTGGAGAAGCGCAGCGAATTCGCCTCGCTTCACAACTTGGTTCCGGGCTTGTGGGAGCGCTCTATGTGCTTGATGAGCCGACCATCGGTCTTCATGCGAGAGATAATGACCGACTTATTAAAACCCTGCTCCACCTTCGTGATATTGGAAACACTATTGTCGTTGTAGAACATGACGAAGATACGATTTTTGCATCGGATTACATAGTAGACATTGGCCCGGGAGCAGGAGTACACGGCGGAGAAATCGTTGTCGCCGATTATCTTGAAAAACTTCTTCTGGCCAAGAAAAATGATTCGAAATCTCTTACTCTTTCATATCTGCGCGGAGAAACGGCAATAGAACCGCCGGAAGAAAGACGAACTGAAGAAAAAGGTGCGCTGAAAATCCGCAACGGAAATATCTTCAATATTAAAAATATGGATCTCGATGTTCCGCTTGGCAGACTTGTGAGCGTGACCGGTGTGTCTGGTTCTGGGAAATCCTCCCTCGTGTACGAAATAATCCATAAAAATCTCCAATGCCGACTTGAACGCCATTTCCGTTCAAACGATACTCACAATTGCTCTTCATTCACAGGAAGCGAATATATTGGACGAACGATTCTCATTGACCAAAGTCCGATCGGCCGAACTCCTCGTTCAAATCCTGTAACCTACACAGGTTCGTGGATATTCATCCGAGATCTTTTTGCAGCTTCAGCCGAAGCTCGCGCTCGCGGATGGAAAGCCAATCGATTTTCATTCAATGTAAAAGGCGGACGCTGTGAAAACTGCCAGGGAAACGGAATGATTGCCGTTGAAATGCATTTTTTGCCGACAGTCTACGTTCCTTGCGAAGTCTGTGAAGGAAAGCGATTCATGAAAGAAACGCTCGAAATTAAATACAAAAAGAAAAGTATTTATGATGTGCTTCAGATGACAGTAGAAGAAGGACTCAAATTCTTCGAGGATATTCCAGCTATTTATGATCGAATGAAGACACTTGATGAGGTGGGTCTTGGATATTTAAGACTTGGCCAATCAGCGACAACGCTTTCCGGCGGGGAAGCGCAAAGAGTAAAAATTTCGTCAGAGCTATACCGTCCTCATCTTCAAAAGACACTTTACATTTTGGATGAGCCGACAATCGGCCTTCACTACGAAGATGTGCGAAAACTAATTGAAATTTTGCAAAGGCTGGTGAAGCACGGTAACACAGTGCTCGTGATCGAACACAACATGGATGTCATAAAAAGTTCTGACTATATTATTGATATCGGTCCAGAAGGAGGAAATGGGGGAGGGAAAGTGGTGGCAAAGGGGACTCCGGAAGAAGTTGCCAATAATACTAAGTCTTACACAGGCAAATATTTGAAGAAAGCTTTGAAATAA
- a CDS encoding HAMP domain-containing sensor histidine kinase, whose product MSEEKKDAKGDFATILVHQLRTPLAGIKWTLSGVLKGDLGPLNDEQMKVLEKCYEDNDNTIAIVNDILSLDTLKSGKFQYNYEETQVVDLISNIVTSFLPLAERYGIDLVFETEGLSLPPLVVDPNKIHTILQNLIENAVTYSKPGTKISVKLVPGKDEFTVSVSDQGIGISKEEQPKIFSEFFRAKNAIKQRRDGIGLGLYIIKNVLEGQGGKIWFESEEGKGTTFFFTIPTNKTVS is encoded by the coding sequence ATGTCTGAAGAAAAAAAAGATGCAAAAGGTGATTTTGCTACTATTCTCGTACACCAGTTGCGCACACCTCTCGCAGGAATTAAATGGACATTATCCGGAGTACTCAAAGGCGATCTTGGGCCTTTGAATGACGAGCAAATGAAAGTTCTGGAAAAATGTTATGAGGACAACGACAACACCATTGCAATTGTGAATGATATTTTAAGTTTAGATACATTGAAGTCTGGAAAATTTCAGTACAACTACGAGGAAACCCAAGTTGTGGATCTCATCTCAAATATTGTCACAAGCTTCCTTCCTTTGGCAGAACGCTATGGAATTGATTTAGTTTTTGAGACAGAAGGACTTTCACTTCCTCCCTTGGTTGTAGATCCAAATAAAATTCATACCATACTTCAAAACCTCATAGAAAACGCCGTAACTTATTCAAAACCAGGTACGAAAATAAGCGTGAAATTAGTTCCGGGTAAAGATGAATTTACAGTATCAGTTTCTGACCAAGGAATTGGAATTTCGAAAGAAGAACAGCCGAAGATTTTCAGCGAATTTTTCCGCGCGAAAAACGCAATTAAGCAGAGAAGGGATGGAATCGGACTTGGGCTTTACATCATCAAAAATGTGCTCGAAGGACAGGGAGGAAAAATATGGTTTGAAAGCGAAGAGGGAAAAGGAACCACATTTTTCTTCACTATTCCAACAAATAAGACAGTTTCCTAA
- the uvrB gene encoding excinuclease ABC subunit UvrB, which yields MKLEKKFKLKSEFKPAGDQPLAISALVKGLKEGMNHQTLLGVTGSGKTFTVANIIEKVQKPTLVIAHNKTLAAQLAQEYKEFFPENAVHYFVSYYDYYQPEAYLPTTDTYIEKEAMINDEIDRLRHASTQALLTRSDVIIVASVSCIYGLGSPVEYEKVNLKIEKNQVISRADFIRKLVNLHFERTNADLEPGLFRALGNAIEIMPVNEKLIYRLSFKESVIDEIEVIDAISRSVLENVDNFFLFPAKHFISTSEGVKSALQTIEAELKEQIKKFDKEGKLLEAERIKRRTRYDLALIREVGYCNGIENYSRHFSGKMEGEPPDSLLSYFPHKADGSADFLTIIDESHVTVPQIGGMYAGDASRKKTLIEHGFRLPSAKDNRPLKAEEFRERVGQVIYTSATPGEYEKKESQQIVEQVIRPTGLIDPEIIIRPIISKGKFQGQIKDFIMEAEAVIKRGNRVIATTLTKKMAEDLSEYLKERGVKAEYLHSDIETLDRIRILTEFRKGKFDCIVGVNLLREGLDLPEVELIGILDADKEGFLRSETSLIQTIGRAARNVLGHVILYADNMTGSMERAISETNRRRALQVAYNTKHSITPKTILKKIHDITETMENKHSKTLKNLIELDDKFFKKNPAKFIKEKEKQMNAAVKVLDFETAALLRDEIAMLQNSMAKKKS from the coding sequence ATGAAGTTAGAAAAGAAATTCAAGTTGAAATCGGAATTCAAACCTGCGGGTGACCAGCCACTCGCTATTTCTGCACTCGTAAAGGGGCTCAAAGAAGGAATGAATCACCAAACACTTCTTGGGGTTACCGGTTCTGGGAAAACTTTTACTGTCGCAAACATCATCGAAAAAGTTCAGAAACCGACGCTTGTCATTGCTCACAACAAAACGCTCGCTGCCCAGCTCGCTCAAGAATACAAAGAATTTTTCCCAGAAAATGCTGTGCATTATTTTGTTTCGTATTACGACTACTACCAGCCGGAAGCGTATTTGCCAACCACCGACACATATATCGAAAAGGAGGCAATGATAAATGATGAAATTGACCGACTTCGCCACGCATCGACACAGGCACTTCTCACGCGAAGTGATGTCATTATTGTTGCTTCGGTTTCTTGTATTTACGGTTTGGGTTCTCCGGTTGAATATGAGAAGGTGAATTTGAAAATTGAAAAGAATCAGGTTATTTCACGCGCAGATTTCATTCGAAAACTGGTAAATCTCCATTTTGAACGCACTAATGCTGACCTTGAGCCCGGACTTTTCAGGGCACTTGGAAATGCGATTGAAATAATGCCGGTCAATGAGAAACTCATTTACCGTTTAAGTTTCAAAGAAAGTGTCATCGACGAGATTGAAGTCATTGATGCAATCAGCCGTTCAGTTTTAGAAAACGTGGACAATTTTTTCCTTTTTCCGGCAAAACATTTCATCAGCACTTCCGAAGGAGTAAAAAGCGCCCTCCAAACTATCGAAGCCGAGCTCAAAGAACAAATCAAAAAATTCGATAAGGAAGGAAAGCTTTTGGAAGCAGAGAGAATCAAGCGACGAACAAGATACGATCTGGCGCTCATCCGCGAAGTTGGCTATTGCAACGGAATTGAAAACTATTCTCGACACTTCTCGGGGAAAATGGAAGGTGAACCGCCAGACTCTTTGCTTTCCTATTTCCCGCACAAAGCAGATGGTTCAGCAGATTTTCTCACTATTATAGATGAATCGCACGTAACTGTGCCCCAAATTGGAGGAATGTACGCTGGGGATGCTTCTCGAAAGAAAACTTTGATCGAACACGGCTTCCGACTTCCTTCCGCGAAAGATAATCGCCCACTCAAGGCCGAAGAATTTCGAGAAAGAGTTGGACAAGTAATTTATACGTCCGCCACTCCGGGAGAATATGAAAAAAAAGAAAGCCAACAGATAGTTGAGCAGGTCATTCGCCCAACAGGTCTTATTGATCCTGAAATAATTATCCGTCCAATCATTTCAAAAGGAAAATTTCAAGGTCAAATCAAGGACTTCATAATGGAAGCCGAAGCGGTGATTAAAAGAGGGAATCGTGTTATCGCGACAACGCTCACCAAAAAAATGGCAGAAGATTTGAGCGAATATCTCAAAGAGCGCGGCGTAAAAGCGGAATATCTGCATAGCGACATCGAAACGCTTGATCGCATTAGAATTCTAACTGAATTTCGAAAAGGGAAATTTGACTGCATAGTCGGGGTAAACTTACTGCGAGAAGGGCTTGATCTGCCGGAAGTTGAGCTCATCGGAATTTTGGATGCTGACAAGGAGGGATTTCTCCGCTCTGAAACCTCGCTCATTCAAACTATCGGCCGTGCCGCCCGAAACGTGCTTGGCCACGTGATTCTTTATGCTGACAACATGACCGGTTCAATGGAAAGAGCGATAAGCGAGACCAATCGTCGCAGGGCTCTTCAAGTCGCTTATAATACGAAACACAGCATCACTCCCAAAACGATTCTGAAGAAAATTCATGACATTACCGAGACAATGGAAAACAAGCACTCGAAAACGCTCAAAAATTTGATCGAGCTTGATGATAAATTTTTTAAGAAGAATCCTGCAAAATTTATTAAAGAAAAAGAGAAACAGATGAATGCTGCCGTAAAAGTACTCGATTTTGAGACCGCAGCACTTCTTCGAGACGAGATTGCGATGTTGCAAAACTCAATGGCTAAGAAAAAGTCTTAG
- the tgt gene encoding tRNA guanosine(34) transglycosylase Tgt, whose protein sequence is MRAIKFKIEKKLKGKLGRAGILETPHGKIETPAYVVVGTNATIKSVNVEQVRACGTEVVLANTYHLYLQPGDKLVKDAGGLHKFMNWHGPTMTDSGGFQVFSLGVAYKKGITKFAKTEDLHDDTNEQEENKISPQLAVIDEEGVTFKSHRDGSMHRFTPERSIEIQHNIGADMIFAFDECTSPSAPLQYQKEAMDRTHRWAKRSLDYHKSQPHSEKQALFGIVQGGRYEDLRKISAKQISGMDFDGFGIGGSFNKEDMGTAVKWVNEILPEEKPRHLLGIGEPTDLWEGVENGVDLFDCVLPTRLARNGSIYTKDGRVGITNARFTKDFSPIEKDCGCYTCQNYSRAYISHLFRSDEMLAGTLGSIHNIYFLVNLVKTARQGIIDGNFQELKEEFLARFRPNMA, encoded by the coding sequence ATGCGAGCCATAAAATTCAAAATTGAAAAGAAACTCAAAGGAAAGCTGGGGCGAGCCGGTATTTTGGAAACGCCTCATGGGAAAATTGAAACGCCCGCATATGTAGTGGTGGGGACAAATGCAACCATAAAATCAGTAAACGTGGAACAAGTGAGGGCTTGCGGGACAGAAGTTGTACTCGCCAATACCTATCACCTCTATCTTCAACCCGGAGACAAACTGGTGAAAGACGCCGGCGGACTTCACAAATTCATGAACTGGCACGGACCCACCATGACAGACTCGGGAGGATTTCAGGTTTTTTCACTTGGCGTTGCGTATAAAAAAGGTATTACGAAATTCGCCAAAACAGAAGACCTTCACGATGATACGAATGAACAAGAAGAGAATAAAATCTCACCACAACTCGCAGTCATCGACGAAGAAGGGGTAACGTTCAAATCGCACCGCGACGGAAGCATGCATCGTTTTACGCCAGAACGCTCTATCGAAATTCAGCACAACATCGGCGCCGATATGATCTTTGCTTTTGACGAATGTACATCTCCGAGTGCTCCGCTTCAATATCAAAAAGAGGCAATGGACAGGACTCATCGCTGGGCAAAACGCTCTCTCGATTACCACAAATCACAACCGCATTCCGAAAAGCAGGCTTTGTTCGGAATAGTTCAGGGGGGCAGATACGAAGATTTGCGAAAAATTTCCGCAAAACAAATCAGTGGAATGGATTTTGACGGATTTGGAATTGGAGGTTCATTTAACAAAGAAGATATGGGAACTGCGGTGAAATGGGTGAATGAAATTTTACCAGAAGAGAAGCCGAGACACCTTTTAGGAATCGGTGAACCAACTGACTTGTGGGAAGGAGTTGAAAATGGCGTAGATCTTTTTGATTGCGTGCTTCCGACTCGTCTCGCGCGCAATGGTTCTATTTATACAAAAGACGGAAGAGTGGGGATTACGAACGCTCGGTTCACAAAAGATTTTTCTCCAATCGAAAAAGATTGCGGATGCTACACTTGCCAGAATTATTCTCGCGCTTATATTTCGCACCTTTTCCGCTCTGATGAAATGCTTGCGGGAACGCTCGGTTCAATTCATAACATTTATTTTCTTGTAAATCTGGTAAAAACAGCTCGACAGGGGATTATCGACGGCAACTTTCAAGAACTCAAAGAAGAATTCTTAGCAAGATTCCGCCCAAATATGGCCTAA